CTAGCCCCTCCATTACTTGAAAAAGAAAGTTTTGCAGAAGCACTGGCACTGGTGGCCGCTACAGCAATTTCACCAAGCCCTGCTCCTTCACATTGTGGTTTTATAGAAATGGAATTCACGTTCACACCTCTTACTTCACCTGATTCTGTCGGACTTGCGGCATCATACACACTGATCGTAATAGAACATAACTTACCCAACACCACACGCGCTTCCATATCCAATTCTACAAAATCGCTACCTCCAATACCGTTTCCTGCAATACCGTATACTTTATTGGTATTACAATCAATAGAAACATTCATCAGTCCAAAAAAATTATAGCCTGGTGTTTCCATAAAAAGTTTACTGTTGGGTGGCGAACTGATATTCACTTCTATGAGACTATAATTTTGTAATCCACCAGAAGGTGCAGCTGCCATTAATAATTTATCGCCATAGAACATTAGGTCGCCGGCTGCTACAAAAGGCATCGCACCAAGAATTTCGGGTTGAGTCAGCCCCGATGGCAATCGATAGAGTGTAACTCCATCCACCCAATACAATGTTCCGTTCTTATCGGCTGTCATAGAGTTACCTGTACAAAAAACAGAGAGGGGTCTGCACAGCGCAGGATTCAACAGATCCGCTTCATACAATTGTGTACCGCTGTTGTAATAAATTTTGTTTTTGTATTGTGCAGCTGAGAAACCAGGTACATTCAGACTGCAAAAGTTGGTGAGTTCTTTTGTTTGACAAGTACCATTGACATAATCGAACTCAAAGAATTTACCGGTACTAGATACCAGAATGGCTTTTTGGGCACCGGCAGGCGTGCCGATTAAATGAGCTGCGAGTAAAATGCATATAATGTATAGACAACGCATATGATATCCAGTCTATGACACTACAGAGATGAATATTGTTGTACCAATGGTATAAATCATCTGCGCATGCCGGGAAATCTTCCACCCATTGGCATGTTATTCATCATCTTCATCATCTGTTTCATCTGTTCAAATTGCTTCATGAATGCATTCACTTCCGTAAGATCTTTACCACATCCTTTAGCTATTCTTTGTTTACGACTGGGCGTTAAACTATCAGGATTAGCACGTTCAAAAGGAGTCATAGAACTAATGATCGCTTCAATTCCTTTGAATGCATCATCATTGATATCTACATCTTTAATCGCCTTTCCTACACCAGGGATCATTCCCATCAGATCTTTGATGTTTCCCATTTTTTTGATCTGCTGTAACTGATCCAGAAAATCCTGAAAATCAAATTGATTTTTACGGATCTTCTTCTCCAACTTCTTTGCCTGTACCTCATCATATTGAGCCTGGGCCTTTTCTACCAATGTGGTGATATCACCCATTCCCAAAATACGCTGCGCCATACGGTCAGGATAAAAAACATCCAGCGTATCTAACTTCTCACCACTACTTACGAATTTTATTGGCTTTTGGACGGTATACTTGATAGAAAGTGCAGCACCACCTCTTGTATCACCATCCAACTTGGTCAATACAACACCGGAAAAATCTAACCGATCATTAAAAGCCTTGGCTGTATTCACCGCATCCTGTCCGGTCATGGAGTCTACAACAAATAATATCTCAGTCGGATTCACTGCTGCTTTGATATCCGCCACTTCTTTCATCATCGCTTCATCAACTGCCAAACGTCCGGCAGTATCTATGATGATGACATTTTTATTTTTTGCCTTTGCCTCTTTGATCGCATTCAATGCAATCTCTACGGCATTTTTGTTTTCTCGCTCACTGTAAATATCAACGCCTACTTGTTCAGCCAGTACTGTCAACTGATCGATCGCAGCGGGACGATAGATATCCGCAGCTACTAATAAAGGGGATTTACCTTTTTTATTTTTCAGGTAATTCGCCAGTTTACCGGTGAAAGTAGTCTTACCACTACCTTGTAACCCGGCAATCAAAATGATCGCAGGATTTCCGGTTACATTGAATGTAGCTTCTGATCCGCCCATTAACTCCGTCAGCTCATCCTGAACGATCTTCACCATCAACTGACCCGGACTGATGGCATTGATGACTTTTTCGCCTATGGCTTTATCTTTTACCTTATCTGTAAACTCTTTGGCAATTTTAAAATTGACATCCGCATCGATCAATGCACGACGAATATCTTTGACCGTATTGGCAATATTCAGGTCATTGATACGCGCTTCACCTTTTAGGTTCTTAAACGCTGATTCTAATTTTTCGGAGAGATTCTGAAACATAATATCACGATTTCGGTCTTACACCAATAAAAAAGTGAACCAATTTGAGGTTCACTTTAAGCGTTGCAAATATAGTGTGGATTTATTTATCCGAGATATACCTTCAGGTGTTTACATCTGCTTGTACTCCTGAGTTTGGTAATTGCTTTATCCTTGATCTGACGCACCCTTTCTCGTGTCAGGTTAAATCTTTCACCAATATCTTCCAGACTCAGTGGATTATCGACCCCGATCCCAAAGAAAAAACAAAGAACTTCTTTTTGTCTTTCTGTCAAGGTCTTCAAACTCCGCTCAATTTCCATTCGTAATGATTCATCATGAACCAATTTTTCATCTGTTTTATCAGCATTTGGATTTTCCATGACATCCATCAAAGTACCATCTTCCCCATCAGATAGTGGTGTATCCATACTTACATGCCTGAATCCCACACTCATTGTGGCTGCAACCTCCTCAATGCTAAGTTCCAATAACTCAGCCAGCTCCTGAACGGTTGGCTCTCTTTCAAATTCCTGCTCCAATAATTGATAAGCTTTACTGATGCGGTTGGTCAGACCTACTTTATTCAATGGCAATCGAACAATACGACTTTGTTCTGCCAATGCCTGCAAGATACTTTGACGAATCCACCATACTGCATAAGAAATGAATTTAAAACCACGTGTTTCATCGAAACGAAGCGCAGCTTTAATCAATCCAAGATTACCTTCATTGATGAGATCGGGTAAGGTTAATCCCTGGTTTTGATACTGTTTGGCAACTGAGACCACAAAGCGAAGATTGGATTTTACCAAACGATCTAAAGCCCTTTGATCACCTTGTCGAATCCGCATAGCCAATTGAACTTCTTCTTCCGGACTGATCAGATCTACTTTTCCGATTTCCTGAAGATACTTTTCAAGACTCTGTGATTCACGATTGGTAATTGACTTCGTGATTTTGAGCTGACGCATACTCATGGGATGCAGTTTTGGTTGTGTATTAGGGTTGTGAGACTTGGATCAGCAGTTATTCATTGGTTCATCCTTTGCGCCTTTTCTCCACTTATCAG
Above is a genomic segment from Sediminibacterium sp. KACHI17 containing:
- the ffh gene encoding signal recognition particle protein, which produces MFQNLSEKLESAFKNLKGEARINDLNIANTVKDIRRALIDADVNFKIAKEFTDKVKDKAIGEKVINAISPGQLMVKIVQDELTELMGGSEATFNVTGNPAIILIAGLQGSGKTTFTGKLANYLKNKKGKSPLLVAADIYRPAAIDQLTVLAEQVGVDIYSERENKNAVEIALNAIKEAKAKNKNVIIIDTAGRLAVDEAMMKEVADIKAAVNPTEILFVVDSMTGQDAVNTAKAFNDRLDFSGVVLTKLDGDTRGGAALSIKYTVQKPIKFVSSGEKLDTLDVFYPDRMAQRILGMGDITTLVEKAQAQYDEVQAKKLEKKIRKNQFDFQDFLDQLQQIKKMGNIKDLMGMIPGVGKAIKDVDINDDAFKGIEAIISSMTPFERANPDSLTPSRKQRIAKGCGKDLTEVNAFMKQFEQMKQMMKMMNNMPMGGRFPGMRR
- a CDS encoding RNA polymerase sigma factor RpoD/SigA; the protein is MRQLKITKSITNRESQSLEKYLQEIGKVDLISPEEEVQLAMRIRQGDQRALDRLVKSNLRFVVSVAKQYQNQGLTLPDLINEGNLGLIKAALRFDETRGFKFISYAVWWIRQSILQALAEQSRIVRLPLNKVGLTNRISKAYQLLEQEFEREPTVQELAELLELSIEEVAATMSVGFRHVSMDTPLSDGEDGTLMDVMENPNADKTDEKLVHDESLRMEIERSLKTLTERQKEVLCFFFGIGVDNPLSLEDIGERFNLTRERVRQIKDKAITKLRSTSRCKHLKVYLG